CGAGCTGACGCCTGTTCTGAAGCTGTTCGGAAATGACATCAGCAGCTTGGTGACATGGAAATCGAGTAATGAGTTGATCAGCTTCTCTAATGGCAAGTTCGTCCTAAGCAGCGGCGCGGCGGATAATACGACGATAACGGCGGAAGTATCTGCGCATGATGCTGCGTTTAACGAGCTTGTGTTCAAGGGCACGATTACGCTGCGGAGAAATGTTGAAAGTCCTAGCAGCGGCCCTGGCGGCGGCCCACCAGGACCTCCACCGACAACAGTGAAACCACCAGCCGATCGAGCGGAGCAGGCTGAAGCCGCGAATAAGGCCGTTAATGAAGCGAAAGAGAAGGCGCAGAATGCGCGTCCTCTGGAAAGAGCGGCCATTGTGAAAGAAGCTGTACAGGAAATAAAGGAAGCCGTTAAAAATATGAGCAAGGTGACCATCTCAAGTGATAACGTAACTGTAATAGATGGTAAAACGGTTCCGGTGTTCAATGAAGGCGATGTTATCAATCAGATCAAAGAGATCAAGCTACAAGTGAATAAGCTCCAAAGCGGAATTAAGGAAATAGCACCGAAAGCTCAAGTTCCATTTGAATTCACCCTTGATTTCGGCACGATCGAAGCTAAGACGTTAAGTATACCGCTCAGCGGAGAGGTGCTTAATGGAGCTAAAGATAACGGCGTGACGAAGCTCAACGTTGAAGCAAACGGTACAGGCGTAGGCTTCAAGCCTGAGCAATTTAAAGATGACACGACGCTGACGATTGAGAAGGTACCGCAAGATACCATTTCGTCTCTATTAAGTCGTACTACAGTCTCTCCAATTGTCGATGTTACGTTCCATAGTTCTAACGGAACAGAAATTAATAACTTCGCGACGCCTGTTGACCTGAGATTGAATATACCTACACATCCGGAACCGGACTACTTGTCGATCTTCAAGGTTGAGGTGGACAACCGTCTCACGAACTACGGCGGGATGTTCATCGATGGGGGCGTAAAAACACAGCGGATCACGCTCTCTCCATATGTTGTGCTGGAGAATAAAGTCGAATTCGGGGATACTTCATCTGTCAGTTCGTGGGCTGGTAAAGAAATTCGCTTCATCGCCACGAAGGGCATTGCTGAAGGACGTGCCGAAGGGCAATTCGACCCTAGCGCTAATGTGACACGTGCCGAGTTCGCGAAGATGCTCGCGAATGCGCTTGGGATCGTCGGCGGTCATGCGACGGAGACGTTCAGCGATGTGACGGACCAAGATTGGCACCAGCCTTATGTAGCTGCCGTTCAGCAGCGGGGCATTGTGAACGGAAGAGCGGACGGTCGATTCGATCCTAACGCGGTCATTACACGTGCGGAGATGGCGACGATGATCGCTAGAGGCTTGAAGGCTATTCAT
Above is a genomic segment from Paenibacillus sp. YYML68 containing:
- a CDS encoding S-layer homology domain-containing protein encodes the protein MKKKVLKVSVAASLALGSIAGIPMSTPAVQQLFGTTTAHASLAAYPPLPVETNAWVQRIINVYSKLTVEEMQSVKDFQKALSQLTPSGNDALVAPIVNHLNSKKTSNLLTTADVLQVLGFFGTVASTDDADLLSKHLNAFRSDALVRGAISKVLDGTPVSLDGQNQIQFADITAFHDAVHNALLKQITLTKAMIYIDAQKKGKLAEQKASIKADMKAAYLEVLGNQNLKLSQAMAHYGSTTTARAELAEAIATSYLNVVDSVDTDMDAQIAIVKALLRSEASLTSTSGTTELTPVLKLFGNDISSLVTWKSSNELISFSNGKFVLSSGAADNTTITAEVSAHDAAFNELVFKGTITLRRNVESPSSGPGGGPPGPPPTTVKPPADRAEQAEAANKAVNEAKEKAQNARPLERAAIVKEAVQEIKEAVKNMSKVTISSDNVTVIDGKTVPVFNEGDVINQIKEIKLQVNKLQSGIKEIAPKAQVPFEFTLDFGTIEAKTLSIPLSGEVLNGAKDNGVTKLNVEANGTGVGFKPEQFKDDTTLTIEKVPQDTISSLLSRTTVSPIVDVTFHSSNGTEINNFATPVDLRLNIPTHPEPDYLSIFKVEVDNRLTNYGGMFIDGGVKTQRITLSPYVVLENKVEFGDTSSVSSWAGKEIRFIATKGIAEGRAEGQFDPSANVTRAEFAKMLANALGIVGGHATETFSDVTDQDWHQPYVAAVQQRGIVNGRADGRFDPNAVITRAEMATMIARGLKAIHGTDNLFEAKEMLAQFTDHELIHASLQEGVALAAEQSIIQGLPTGEFAPNQSTTRAQAAVMIYRLLKLQ